A single window of Brachyhypopomus gauderio isolate BG-103 chromosome 21, BGAUD_0.2, whole genome shotgun sequence DNA harbors:
- the sox18 gene encoding transcription factor Sox-18A encodes MSVTSFTTSFKLQYQKHRLDSRSCRALGSDSLYNPADLRSSVDCPSLSSFCSLIRKFFSFVCGTQACSAYDEEESSRSSLGPSASSKPCAITQVVFAGMNISESSYCREASTQPSQVVECGAWGSPPSPAAADRIRAFDRGPATEVAPCAPSRCEKKAGGPDQSRPGAPASGEGKCGGEARIRRPMNAFMVWAKDERKRLALQNPDLHNAVLSKMLGQSWKALSMLDKRPFVEEAERLRLQHLQDHPNYKYRPRRKKQPKKMKRVESGLLLHGLAQGGGAGNGEVYPQHPHPHHLLPPLGHFRDLHTPGAPEMEIYGLPTPEMSPLDVLEEGGGDSVFFPPHMQEDVGLAPWMNYHQHPNHSHHGGHHHQPHHPGPHALQHSHPHLNHKPPLACQPVQEKCLGLDPTNPHSLYPPQASMGVAEPAKALQPPAVPRPAGYYSQIYANSQQQAAFTSQLGQLSPPPESSTPAPTPSVPSSLDTTEQLGPSADFWSEVDRHEFEQYLNAGRTRLNQGGSCEESPLISALSDASSAVYYSACISG; translated from the exons ATGAGTGTAACAAGCTTCACCACAAGTTTCAAACTCCAGTACCAGAAACACAGGCTGGACAGCAGGAGCTGCAGAGCTTTGGGATCCGATTCTCTTTATAACCCAGCAGATCTACGGAGCAGCGTTGATTGCCCCTCGCTTTCTTCCTTCTGCTCTCTAATTAGGAAATTCTTCTCATTTGTGTGTGGGACACAAGCCTGTAGCGCCTACGACGAAGAGGAATCGAGCCGCAGCTCTCTCGGTCCCTCAGCCTCAAGCAAACCGTGTGCCATCACCCAGGTCGTCTTTGCTGGAATGAATATATCTGAGTCCAGTTACTGTCGAGAGGCCAGTACTCAGCCCAGCCAGGTCGTGGAGTGCGGAGCATGGGGCTCTCCCCCCAGCCCCGCCGCCGCTGACCGGATCCGGGCCTTCGACCGAGGCCCGGCCACGGAGGTGGCCCCATGTGCGCCCTCGCGGTGCGAGAAGAAGGCGGGCGGCCCGGACCAGTCGCGACCCGGAGCGCCGGCCTCTGGCGAGGGGAAGTGCGGGGGCGAGGCGCGGATCCGCAGACCCATGAACGCCTTCATGGTGTGGGCCAAGGACGAGCGGAAGCGGCTGGCGCTACAGAACCCCGACCTGCACAACGCGGTGCTGAGCAAGATGCTAG GTCAGTCCTGGAAGGCTCTGAGCATGTTGGACAAGCGTCCGTTTGTGGAGGAAGCCGAACGCCTCCGgctgcagcacctgcaggatCACCCCAACTACAAGTACCGGCCACGCCGCAAGAAGCAGCCCAAGAAGATGAAGCGGGTGGAGTCGGGCCTGCTCCTTCACGGCCTGGCtcagggtggaggtgctgggaaTGGAGAGGTCTACCCCCAGCATCCTCATCCACACCACCTGCTGCCTCCTTTGGGCCACTTCCGAGACTTGCACACACCCGGGGCCCCGGAAATGGAGATCTACGGTCTTCCCACGCCAGAGATGTCGCCCCTGGATGTTCTGGAGGAGGGCGGGGGAGACTCTGTCTTCTTTCCCCCGCACATGCAGGAGGATGTGGGGCTGGCACCGTGGATGAATTACCACCAGCACCCAAACCACAGCCACCATGGgggccaccaccaccagccccaCCACCCTGGCCCCCACGCCTTACAACACTCCCACCCACACCTCAACCACAAGCCCCCACTAGCCTGCCAGCCTGTGCAGGAAAAATGCCTGGGACTGGACCCTACGAACCCTCACAGTCTCTATCCTCCCCAGGCCAGCATGGGGGTGGCGGAGCCGGCCAAGGCTCTCCAGCCCCCAGCCGTCCCCCGTCCAGCTGGCTACTACAGCCAGATATACGCCAACAGCCAGCAACAGGCTGCCTTCACCTCACAACTGGGCCAACTCTCTCCCCCTCCGGAATCTTCCACCCCGGCACCCACACCCTCGGTGCCTTCCTCCCTGGACACTACCGAGCAGCTGGGGCCCTCGGCGGACTTCTGGAGCGAGGTGGACCGGCACGAGTTCGAGCAGTATCTGAATGCCGGCAGGACTCGACTGAACCAGGGCGGCAGCTGCGAGGAGAGCCCTCTCATATCAGCCCTGTCCGACGCCAGCAGTGCTGTATACTACAGCGCTTGTATCTCTGGATAA